ATGCGAGCCAAGGCCACGTTCGAAACCACCAAAACCGGCAAGGAGCAAATCATCGTCACCGAAATTCCCTACATGGTGAATAAGGCGTCGATGATTGAGAAGACCGCCGCGCTCATCAACGACAAGAAGATTGAGGGCATTTCGGACATGCGCGACGAGTCGGACCGCGACGGCATGCGCATTGTGTACGACCTGAAGCGCGACGCCATGCCCAGCGTGGTGCTCAACAACCTTTATAAGTACACCCAGCTGCAAAGCTCCTTCGGCGTCAACAACGTGTGCCTGGTAAAAGGCCGCCCGATGACGCTGAACCTGCAGCAGCTCATTCATTACTTCGTAGAGCACCGCGCCGAGGTTATCATTCGCCGCACGAAGTACGAGCTGGCCGAAGCCCAGAAGCGTGCCCACATCCTGGAGGGCTTGCTGATTGCGCTCGACCACCTCGATGAAGTCATTGCCCTGATTCGCGGCTCGCGCGACCCGGAAGTGGCCCGGGGGCAGCTCATTTCGCGCTTTGCGCTGAGTGAAGTGCAGGCCCGTGCCATTCTGGACATGCGTCTGCAGCGCCTCACCGGCCTGGAGCGCGATAAAATCGTGGCCGAATACGAGGACCTGATGCGCCTGATTGACCACCTGAACGCCGTACTGGCGTCGGATGTGTTGCAGCGCGGCATCATCAAAACCGAGCTGGAAGATATCCGCGAGCGGTACGGCGATGCCCGCCGCACGGAAATCAACTACGTAGGTGGCGATTTCTCGACCGAAGACATGATTGCGGACGAGGCCATGGTAATTACCATCAGCCGCGAGGGGTATATCAAGCGCACCAACCTCGACGAGTATCGGGCCCAGGGCCGCGGCGGTGCGGGTTCGCGTGGGGCTGTTTCCAAGAAGGACGACTTCACCGAGCACCTGTTCGTAGCGACGACGCACGAATACCTGCTGTTCTTCACGGAGCTGGGCCGCGTATTCTGGCTCAAGGTGTACGAAGTGCCGGAAGGAGGGAAGGCTACCAAAGGCCTGCCCATCCAGAACCTCATCGAAATTCCCCGCGAAGACAAGGTGCGCTCTGTGCTCAACGTGCGCGGCCTGAAGGACCCGGACTACCTGGAGAATACCTACCTGATGTTCTGCACCGAGCAGGGCACTGTGAAGAAGACTCCGCTGGAGGCTTATTCGCGTCCCCGTACTGCGGGCATCAACGCCATTACCATCAACGATGGCGACCGTATTCTAGACGTGCAGCTGCTGGCGCCGAACTCGGAAGTAGTGTTGGCTTCGCGTTTCGGCCGGGCTGTTCGCTTCAACGAATCTAAAGTGCGCTCCATGGGCCGTTCGGCGGCGGGTGTGCGCGGAATCACCTTGTCCGATGCTCCCGGCGACCGGGTGGTGGGCATGGTCTGCCTCGCCGATCCCACGCAGGAACTGCTCGTGGTGAGTGAGAATGGCTATGGCAAGCGCAGCCCGCTGGACGAATACCGTGTAACCAACCGGGGAGGTAAAGGCGTGCGCGCCATGAAACTCACGGAAAAGACCGGCAATCTGGTGGCCATCAAAGACGTAAACGATACCGACGACTTGATGATTATAAACAAGTCGGGCATCACCATCCGTCTGCGGATGAGTGACCTGCGGACCATTGGTCGGGCCACTCAGGGCGTGCGGCT
This region of Hymenobacter sedentarius genomic DNA includes:
- the gyrA gene encoding DNA gyrase subunit A: MAEGEKIISINIEDEMRGAYIDYSMSVIISRALPDVRDGLKPVHRRVLYGMSELGVGYNKSYKKSARIVGEVLGKYHPHGDTSVYDTMVRMAQDWSLRYPLVDGQGNFGSVDGDSPAAMRYTEARLKRLADEMLNDLDKDTVDFQPNFDDSLEEPSVMPAKFPNLLVNGTSGIAVGMATNMAPHNMTEVVNGIIAYLDNPDITVDELMQYVTAPDFPTGGIIYGYEGVKQAFHTGRGRVVMRAKATFETTKTGKEQIIVTEIPYMVNKASMIEKTAALINDKKIEGISDMRDESDRDGMRIVYDLKRDAMPSVVLNNLYKYTQLQSSFGVNNVCLVKGRPMTLNLQQLIHYFVEHRAEVIIRRTKYELAEAQKRAHILEGLLIALDHLDEVIALIRGSRDPEVARGQLISRFALSEVQARAILDMRLQRLTGLERDKIVAEYEDLMRLIDHLNAVLASDVLQRGIIKTELEDIRERYGDARRTEINYVGGDFSTEDMIADEAMVITISREGYIKRTNLDEYRAQGRGGAGSRGAVSKKDDFTEHLFVATTHEYLLFFTELGRVFWLKVYEVPEGGKATKGLPIQNLIEIPREDKVRSVLNVRGLKDPDYLENTYLMFCTEQGTVKKTPLEAYSRPRTAGINAITINDGDRILDVQLLAPNSEVVLASRFGRAVRFNESKVRSMGRSAAGVRGITLSDAPGDRVVGMVCLADPTQELLVVSENGYGKRSPLDEYRVTNRGGKGVRAMKLTEKTGNLVAIKDVNDTDDLMIINKSGITIRLRMSDLRTIGRATQGVRLIKIGGNDEISSVAKVAAEEKDESETEATLVVVDSSEELAESSGGAITVGVLDIEVDDNTADEEPDAEDLA